A stretch of the Nicotiana tabacum cultivar K326 chromosome 6, ASM71507v2, whole genome shotgun sequence genome encodes the following:
- the LOC107818043 gene encoding meiosis-specific protein ASY1-like: protein MVVAQKVKESEITEQDSLLLTRNLLRIALFNITYVRGLFPENYFSDKSVPALEMKIKKLMPMDAESRRLIDWMEKGVYDALQKKYLKTLLFCVCETIDGPMIEEYAFSFCYSNSDSQEVSMNINRIGTKKGGTFKCNSTTEITPNQMRSSACKMVRTLIQLMRTLDKMPEERTILMKLLYYDDVTPADYEPPFFKSCTEEEAVNPWAKSPLKMEVGDVNSKHFVLALKVKSVLDPCEDENDDDQDNSVSLGADSFPGDDSESDSEFSHSDDDQYIVAPIEKQDAQDNGNMADEDDTQDPAEDEQQIDRLKDWINSYHLDRVEVTDVLSHFPDISVDLVEGNGRTSNKDMLNRCFVKETLDQIICPVPKVLEQILLFLVLFILISEIVEKLVKEGMLSSVGTDCYIINKQKKFNYEFDIVKEEIDGQQYPKSSQLQHGKDEDYMYMKALYHALPMNYVTISNLRSKLGGETNQTTVKKLIDKMTEDGFIEAKSKRRLGKRVIHSDLTEKKLVEVKKVLEKDAMDVDMNKSENNPTDLSTCGALHSIGSDLTRTRGKSDAYQNGSALSDQTVSKRRDHENTPSSRAEPIASTESFVPGKENGKSYGSTNHFNEFETVICSRSGKRKRKASMVEEPILQFGSRQKSQIA, encoded by the exons ATG GTTGTGGCTCAGAAAGTGAAGGAATCAGAAATTACGGAGCAGGACTCACTCCTCCTA ACAAGGAACCTGCTGCGCATTGCTTTATTCAACATTACCTACGTCAGAGGCCTTTTTCCTGAGAATTATTTTAGTGATAAATCTGTTCCAGCTTTAG AGATGAAAATTAAGAAGCTCATGCCCATGGATGCTGAATCACGTCGACTGATTGATTGGATGGAAAAAG GTGTTTATGATGCATTGCAGAAGAAGTATCTTAAAACACTCTTGTTCTGCGTGTGCGAAACAATAGATGGACCAATGATCGAGGAATATGCAT TTTCTTTCTGTTACTCAAACTCTGACAGCCAAGAAGTGTCAATGAATATCAATCGCATTGGAACGAAGAAAGGAGGAACATTCAAGTGTAACTCAACCACTGAAATAACACCCAATCAGATGAG GAGTTCTGCTTGTAAAATGGTCCGTACATTGATTCAGCTGATGAGAACTTTGGATAAGATGCCAGAAGAG cGAACTATACTGATGAAGCTCCTTTATTATGACGATGTTACT CCTGCTGATTATGAGCCTCCTTTCTTTAAAAGCTGCACTGAAGAGGAGGCTGTTAATCCATGGGCTAAAAGTCCTTTAAAAATGGAGGTTGGCGATGTCAACAGCAAGCACTTTGTATTAGCTCTGAAG GTTAAGAGCGTGCTTGATCCCTGTGAGGATGAGAATGACGATGATCAAGATAATAGTGTGAGCTTGGGAGCTGATTCATTTCCGGGAGATGACAGTGAATCTGATAGTGAG TTCAGTCACTCTGACGATGACCAATACATAGTTGCGCCAATTG AGAAGCAAGATGCTCAGGATAATGGTAATATGGCTGATGAAG ATGATACTCAGGATCCAGCAGAAGATGAACAACAAATTGATAGGTTAAAGGACTGGATCAACTCATACCACCTTGACAGAGTTGAAGTGACTGATGTTCTCTCTCATTTCCCAGACATCTCAGTG GACTTGGTTGAAGGTAATGGAAGGACCTCTAATAAGGACATGCTAAACCGATGCTTTGTAAAGGAGACTCTTGATCAAATAATATGTCCAGTTCCTAAAGTTTTGGAGCAAA ttctactgtttcttgttcTTTTCATTTTGATTTCAGAAATTGTTGAAAAGCTTGTTAAGGAAGGCATGCTTTCAAGTGTCGGCACAGACTGTTACATCATTAACAAGCAAAAG AAATTCAACTATGAGTTCGACATTGTGAAAGAAGAAATTGACGGCCAACAATACCCCAAAAGCAGCCAATTGCAGCATGGCAAGGATGAAGATTACATGTACATGAAG GCTTTGTATCATGCTCTTCCGATGAACTATGTAACCATTAGCAATCTCCGAAGCAAACTAGGAGGAGAGACAAATCAAACTACTGTGAAGAAGCTAATAGATAAAATGACAGAAGATGGCTTTATTGAGGCTAAGAGTAAACGCAGGCTAG GCAAGCGTGTGATCCACTCTGACTTGACTGAGAAAAAGCTGGTTGAGGTTAAGAAGGTCTTAGAGAAAGATGCCATG GACGTGGACATGAACAAATCGG AAAACAATCCCACAGATTTATCCACTTGCGGTGCTCTCCACTCTATTGGATCAGATCTCACACGCACAAGAGGCAAATCTGATGCCTACCAGAATGGCTCTGCCTTGAGTGATCAGACTGTCTCAAAGAGAAGGGACCATGAAAATACACCATCAAGCCGAGCTGAG CCCATAGCTTCTACTGAGAGTTTTGTTCCTGGAAAAGAGAATGGAAAATCATATGGAAGCACCAACCATTTTAATGAGTTCGAGACAGTTATCTGTAGCAGATCGGGTAAGCGTAAAAGGAAAGCAAGCATG GTGGAAGAGCCCATTCTTCAGTTTGGGAGCCGCCAAAAATCTCAAATTGCGTGA
- the LOC107775091 gene encoding uncharacterized protein LOC107775091: MWIHRQQSTVIGRIVTCHPTEGERYYLRLLLMNIRGPKSYQHLLTVNGICCSTFRETAENQGLLQCDNNLVDCMSEAVRYQMPYSLRRLFATLLVYCNPTNPKELWDRFEDSMSEDFKILPHLNEKQICRMALDHINNILHSLGRDINEFALVSERILASFAAKKAQDSHFERNIIVREEDLLLETKLDNEQRKAYDVILDRIFKNKSGAFLIDGPGGTGKTFLYRALLVAVRSKEFVALATATSGVATSILPGGRTTHSRFKFPIDIDEQFFCNINKQSSLASLIRDAKLIVWDEVSMAKK; this comes from the coding sequence ATGTGGATACATCGACAACAGAGCACTGTTATTGGACGTATTGTGACATGTCATCCAACAGAGGGGGAAAGATATTATCTTAGATTATTATTAATGAATATTAGAGGACCGAAATCATACCAACATTTGCTAACTGTAAATGGAATATGTTGTAGTACATTTAGAGAAACCGCAGAAAACCAAGGATTATTACAATGTGATAATAACTTGGTTGACTGTATGTCCGAGGCTGTAAGATATCAGATGCCTTATAGTCTAAGACGTTTATTTGCTACACTTTTGGTATATTGTAATCCTACTAACCCAAAAGAACTTTGGGACCGATTTGAAGATTCTATGTCTGAAGACTTCAAGATTTTGCCACATTTGAACGAGAAACAAATTTGTCGTATGGCTTTAGATCATATTAACAACATTTTGCATtcattgggtcgtgacataaatgaATTTGCACTTGTATCAGAAAGAATTTTAGCTTCATTTGCTGCTAAGAAGGCTCAAGattctcattttgaaagaaatataattgTTAGAGAAGAAGATTTATTACTAGAAACAAAATTGGACAATGAACAACGAAAAGCATATGATGTAATCCTTGATAGAATATTTAAGAATAAATCTGGAGCTTTTTTAATCGATGGTCCCGGAGGAACAGGCAAAACTTTTTTGTATCGTGCATTATTGGTTGCTGTACGATCAAAAGAATTTGTAGCTTTAGCAACAGCAACCTCTGGTGTTGCAACTTCAATTCTTCCCGGAGGACGGACTACTCACTCTCGTTTTAAATTTCCTATTGATATTGATGAACAATTCTTCTGTAATATTAATAAGCAGAGTTCCCTTGCATCATTGATACGAGATGCCAAACTAATTGTGTGGGATGAAGTATCAATGGCCAAAAAATAA
- the LOC142182221 gene encoding uncharacterized protein LOC142182221 — protein sequence MYGILKLLKLHGWYRRSLKQKNMFEQIGFNETDVAAMLKYSIKDIYRACRREFQKVPWRRLVCNNVGQPKWTFILFLALHRRLQTKERIACWANLDDMECVLCEQENEDIDHLLFECVYAKQVWSKLLAWKSIRREAWNWKHEVQWAIENATKKTAQREIYRMTLAGGVYHLWQERNARIFKAKRRSADQVIKQLIREIHVRTRRVRRLDRCTKDLNFYP from the coding sequence ATGTATGGGATACTAAAACTACTCAAGCTTCATGGATGGTACAGAAGATCATTAAAGCAAAAAAACATGTTTGAACAGATAGGCTTCAATGAAACAGATGTAGCAGCTATGCTTAAGTACTCAATAAAGGACATATATAGAGCATGTCGTAGGGAATTTCAGAAAGTTCCTTGGAGAAGATTGGTATGCAACAATGTTGGGCAACCTAAATGGACTTTCATTTTATTCTTGGCTCTTCACAGAAGACTACAAACTAAGGAGAGGATTGCATGCTGGGCTAATCTAGATGATATGGAATGTGTGTTATGTGAACAGGAGAATGAAGACATCGATCATCTACTGTTTGAGTGTGTATATGCTAAACAGGTGTGGTCAAAGCTTCTAGCCTGGAAAAGTATAAGAAGGGAAGCGTGGAACTGGAAGCATGAAGTGCAATGGGCTATAGAAAATGCTACTAAAAAGACTGCTCAACGGGAGATATATAGGATGACACTAGCTGGTGGAGTTTATCATTTATGGCAGGAAAGGAATGCAAGAATCTTCAAGGCTAAACGAAGGTCTGCAGATCAAGTGATTAAGCAACTGATAAGAGAAATTCATGTTAGAACTCGTAGAGTTAGAAGATTGGATAGATGTACGAAAGATTTGAACTTTTATCCATAG
- the LOC107775094 gene encoding uncharacterized protein LOC107775094 yields MSNFKKPVDSTCWKQKGKRQCSEERGIQIKQRRREMYRARSADKRELNLLERRTTYVRSRMQNPASHSTEVSACYQFNRELARQRAALTGASSSTLRTVNDSTVSDNGKDLHDRSSVFEVGSTSGTCSEQYNITMHNATSKGSFPSNFNVISVISFSGLTFFHYGKSKIYRSAKDFNMNHRDFVVIMDQ; encoded by the exons atgtcaaattttaaaaaaccTGTGGATTCAACATGCTGGAAACAAAAAGGGAAACGTCAATGCTCTGAAGAAAGAGGCATCCAAATTAAACAAAGACGTCGCGAAATGTATAGGGCGAGGTCAGCTGATAAAAGAGAACTAAATTTACTGGAGCGCCGAACGACATACGTTCGTTCTAGAATGCAGAATCCAGCCAGTCATTCTACTGAAGTATCAGCTTGCTACCAATTTAATAGAGAATTAGCGAGGCAGCGAGCTGCTCTGACAGGAGCCTCATCTTCTACCTTGAGAACAG TTAATGATTCTACTGTTTCTGATAATGGGAAAGATCTACATGATCGCTCTTCCGTTTTTGAAGTTG GGTCTACATCAGGAACGTGTAGTGAACAATATAATATTACCATGCATAACGCTACAAGCAAAGGTTCGTTTCCATCTAACTTTAATGTTATTTCAGTCATTTCTTTTTCAGGACTGACCTTTTTTCATTATGGTAAATCTAAAATATATAGGTC AGCCAAAGATTTCAATATGAATCACCGGGATTTTGTTGTGATAATGGATCAGTGA